ttCCGTTAGATGCTAAAGAGAAAATTCGATTAAAAAATGAGGAAAATGAGGCTTTATTTAATTAGAGACTCACTGTAAGATCTGCCAAGAGCTGTGAAAAGACGATCCCTCCCAACGCTGACGGTGGGCATGGCGGCAGCTGTGTTTGTTTCTCAAAGCAAACACAGTCACGAAAAGGGTTTTAGCTATCGAAACTAGATTCCTATTGGGTGAATTTACCTGATAGGTACTCTATTATGGACATCTTATCAAATTAGTCTTTATACTATTAAATTTGAATAAACGATGACTCTCCAAATGATGGGTAGCCGTGGGGCCCGATAGGCCTTGGATAAAAATTTTCACACTTCGAGACTTAGCCTGaatttaacttaaataatataaatattttttaaatttaaatttaattaaatatatataatataattaaaaatataatattaaatattttaagcttattatataaaaaatatcctttaaaaataatttaataattaattaatcctcaattaaaaataaaattcattgaGCCTTCAATCAATTTAAACAATCTATTAATATTTCATCTTTTACACCATTAACTTTTTGTTAAGTTCACCTTGGCCACGTGGCATGCAGTGAAATCTAATCATTTCTAGTATGTTTTTTAAAATagtaaatattcaaaaaaattagatttcttaaatttttattttttattagtgAAAACAATTAAGAATTAATTGAGCATTGCTtaaatttaaatatcaattaaGAGATTTCATTGATTGCTTAAAAAAATAGGTGGAAATTAAGATTGGGTCGAGCTCAGGTTTGTGGTGAATTCACCCGTtccaaaaatatttataaaaatgtccttaatatatgtatatgttaaattattgttttcaataaataaatattttaagtttaagctaaaaaatttatttatttcaaaaataaaaaaataaaataattaaattaaattttgattagGTTAGGAGTCAAGTCTTATGTTAAATTTCAAGTTTTGCATTTAGggtgaaatttttttttgttaagagTGGGAGTCAAAGGAGGCAAAAATTCGTCTCCTCACACTGCATCCCTAAGTATTACCTTTAATATTTAACAATGGTTAAAAAAAatgttgttatatttatatgagtttgaaatttaattaatttatttaaagtggaaaattattataaatatgaTGGCCCTTCCAAAAGGATAGTATTTTCAAATTTTGTAATTTGAGTTTGAaggttacttttattattttttaggaTAAAGTAATATGTATTATTCGAATATGATTACATAGCGTTTTGAGATTGTGTCAAGTTTTGAGATTCACATGGACCAAAAAGATATCCATTGACTAAGTAAAAGTTGATAAGTTCATAGACTAAATATTGTTTTACCTTAGTTATTTTTAAACAATATCTAAACTACTTCTAACTCAAAATCcttaaaagtaaattatattacaTGTTCTAGCATGTTCAGATCCATATACTTTAAATTACAATAGCATTACAATAGTAATAGCAATAAAATTAACCGTACAAAGATTTAGtccaataattttataattatacaataaataaatgaaaaatcatTATCGGGATTAATTTTGTACAAAGAatgaatatatattttacatacaCAAAAGAATATTTTGAAAAATCAAAAGATATTTGTACATACGAGATTCTTTTGCCTACAATCTTCAAATGCATTTATGCATCGTTCTTcaactttatttttcttcttaCTTGTGGCACCAATAGAAAGAACCCAAAAAATGGTGGACCAAGTACTTAGAATTTACACTAAACGAATCCCATGATTGCTATAAATTGTTTTTTCCCCCTTCACTTTGCAAGTTCTTTCAATTTACTTTCTCATCCGTTGGCGGCTGCATATGGCGGCGGACTAACTCTTCTAAAGCTTCTTTCATCCACAAATGTGGGCATTCTTCTCTAGCTTTGGAGATGGTTACCTACATAAACAAAATAACATTAGTCTCAAATTCCAAATCCTATCTTAAAGTATCTATATTGTATTAATTAGGTTCTTTCATTAACCTAATCGTCAAATTATGTGTTAAATACATGAATGGCACAAGGGGAGAGGGCAAAAAAGGAAAAGATTTTAGGGGCCTAAATAGATTTATAAATTTTAACagactaaaaaatatttttaccaTCATACTAATTTATATTTCCATGATTTTCAAAAGAACATAAAAGCAATTTTACCAAAGAGGGCAACCCCCATTTCTTGGTAAAATTGTGCCTTTATGTATAAAGTTGTAACTAATAAACGTAAATTTTGTCTTTTGGCCCCTAGTATAAAATTTATGACATCACCTTTGAGTGTATTTATTATATGAATAGTTTAGATTTGATGTGTTAAAAAcaaataattcattaaaattcaaGAAGATCGTTGCTTTCTTAACATATCAAATTCAAGTTATTCATGTAATTAGTataatcatatttaaaatttgatcAAGTGTTTTAAAATTGATCCACATCAAACTCGATTTAGTATTTAATGTCCAAACTAACAATTATTTTAAGAAAATTGACTTGATTTatatgaaatttatatatatatatatatgatgatttCTTACTTACCCATTTCCTTTCTCGGATGTTTTTCTCAGGCCATGGATCTAATTCTTTCTTCACAAGCAAAGGAAACATATGGCCTTCATGGAAGATACTTTGCCTCTTGCTTTTGTACGACCATTTCCCTAATTTGCACTATAATATACatacattgaaatggtaaggttaAAATCAAGAAATGGTAAAAAGGAATCGTAGACATATTTATAGGTCGAGTAGCTAGTCCAGTTCACTTTGGGCTAGATTTggatttagatttttttaatttcaaatcagCTCAATTCGGCTtgtgtaaaatataaaaaaaataattgtatatatattaaacaGTAATATAAATCATTTGGGTGGGGTAAGCTTGGGCATGAGCTTGGAAAAGTTTTAGAACCGAGTTTAGATTTAGCCCAATCAATGAACACTTCTAATCACCTGTCAAAATGTAAAGATTTATATTTAAGTCTTCAATTAACACTTCCCTAAAATTCGTCCCCTTGACAACCTTTACTTTTTATCGGCATAGATAGAGGACAAAGTAGAATCATTGTCCccttaattaattgaaataataTTGATTTGGTCCAATGAAGTTCTTTTAAAACattctttttaaatttaatccctcaaaattttattattttatttcaatcccttaaatttttaatttctaatttcTAATTTCTAATTTCATCCTTACCTTTATccgtatatataaaaaaaagggcTTGGTTTGGTATGAAATACTAACTTCAATAATGCCAAGGACACCAGCTTCTTCAAGTGTCTCACGGATGGCAGCATCTTCCATGGATTCATCATTTTCCCATCCACCTTTGGGGAACAACATGCCTTTACCATTTTGTGCACTGATCACAAGCACTTCAATCTCTTCTTCATTTGAACTTGCCTCTTCAAGTTTCTTGTATCTGTATGGTATACACCTGATCCAACGATTATAATATCAAGTTAcagtgttttttttgttttttttttatttatcaaaatttaagtctttttaatttgatttatgcGTTTAAAAACATATTTCAGGTTAGATTTATTTAACATATTTTAATGATCTCGATTAAAACATTTTGAAGTGTGTGGGATcgatttaaaatatgaataatagtTTGAGGACTCTAGTGCAATGAACCCTTTTTTGTATTAGACCCCACAAGGCAAAAATAATACTAAGGCTTTTATACTAGAAGTCAAATTGTATTTTGTCCCCTCAACTAAAAAAAGGGGTCAAATTAGTCTCtgtatttttaatagaaataattttttcttttttagtaGTGGAGGCAAATTACAATCTGACTCTTGATATAAGAGTCTTCGTAATTAGAAATTTCATTTTAGGAAAAAAAAACGTAATTATAAAGTTATAAATTCCATTTAAATTCAAGGTATTCAAAATCGGATCAATGATCGAATTGGTTAGGCTTCCAATTCTTCAATCCTACCAGTTCGTTTGGTTCGATTGAATAAaccattaaaaaatcataaaaattaaaaaatatatattaaaagtctggttcaactcttttttttttttgctgggtTCAATTGGTTTTTACCGGTTTTTAAATCAATCGATTCAATCTATTTCTTCAAATAGATACCTTAATTAGTTCTTAATCCAACCGGTCTAACCATCATGAATTCCAACAacaacaccaaaaaaaaaaaaaaaaagaggaaaaagggaaaaagatttTACCCAACAACTAAACGAAAGCCTCTGTTATCATAGCGTTGCAAATGCCTACCAGTACGAGGATAAGAAACATAAGAAACCATTTTCTCAAGAGGGATTGGTAATTTGACAGGGATTTTTTCAAGGATTGATTCGAAAAGATTGGTAAATGGGGAAAAATTTGTGAGAAATCCAGAGATTCCCCCCATTTTGTTAGAATTTTAGTGacaaaataattgaaaaaaatttggggaaatattttttttccaaatgCTTTGGGATTGTGCTGATTATATACATCACACCCTTCAACTAAATTTAGAGTTTGAATttgtaaattatttgtaactattTCTAACAATTCTCAAATTATTGGGGAAATTGTGGATAACAAATGAGGACTAAATTTGGTGTTTCTATTTTAACTatataatttaacttttttttctttttttgccagCAAAACATATTCATAGAATAATTGGAAAAACACAAAACATCACCGTATCAATAAAAAAAACACCACAAAAATAATAGAGAAAGAAAAGTCTAACAAAGATAAACGAACAGATATAAAATCAACTCTACCAAAGTGAGACCGAACCTAAAACTATCAAACATGTTTTTTCatgttaaaaaatataaatatgttttgaaatgttagTTACAATTTTACATAAAAGTTTCCTTGGTGAGGTTTGGTTCAATGGTAAATTTGAACTTTGAGATCAtatattttaatgattaaattatgttgttaatctttatattttatgaaaattatgagtttAGTCACTATGCTTCAAATTGATCATTTTCAGTCTACatacttttttaattttaaaatttcaatatttatcAAATGATAACTATTAAATTTGCTaagttaaattttggtattttcaaaatttgacgtGGCAGTCTAATGTTATGTCAATTTGTTGTTTCCGCATATTAGTTATTAAAAATCTAGTTAACGATTGTCATTTGAGTTAagattcaaattttgaaaaaggTCTAGAGACTTAGAATGATTCCATTGGAGAATATGAACTAAACATATAATCACATACATAGTACGtgataagtaatttaatttagcCAAATATATTTAATTGCTACGATTTGGGTCGATACTAAAATTCCACAATTCGAAAagtaatttatcaaataaaaaagTATTAAGTgttaaaattgattaaattaaaatataaggattaaatctacaacttttgtaaagtataaagactaatagcataatttaatcCATTTGAGTCTTATATAAATGATTGGGCAGGCTTTCCTCCATATTTATTCTGATTATAGTTAAGTTGTTGTTGAGTTACACTAAAAGTATCATAAAGGTTATTGCATTAAGATTCAGATTGTATTTTTGTCCACGTTACTTCTAAATTGGACAAATTAGTTTGTATGCATTAGATCCAATatcaaattgattttttttgttaataatTTCATCTAGTTTTAGTATTAAAAACTGGCGTGACTTATAAAATAACCAGAAAGTTACACGTTGTGTATCATATGTACCTTATTTTGATGTACTTAGACTAATttctaacaataaaaatagatgaaaCTTTTAACAGAATGATTGGTTAGCATTAGtcatttttaatttcataagttgGAATTATGTGTATACAACGAGGTGATGGTTGTGACCAAATAAATTTATTATCATCGGCTAACAAAATAAACTTAGTTAGCTGATTGTCTATTTTATTCTCGTTAGGAAACACATGATGGCTACTTAATTTCCTTAATTATAGGTTTAATGACATTTTTGGcaattaatgtttgtatgttttgttAAAATAGTCTTAATTATATTTTTGAGTTTCTTTTgccatcaacttttgttttttttttttaaactgtaTTTTCTAATAGATTTGATAAAAACATCGCTAAAAAGTTAATAAGGGTGATGTGAAATTTCATATGTGAAATATTTAGTgagatataatttattatttagataatttaataaaataattaaatgcggaaataataaaataaataaataatacatgaaattaaattaaaaactcttaatttaaagaaaatcatTCAAGGTTTCAaccttatttttcaaaaatttaattattcaTATGTTGtttatttagaattttttaaataattatatttattctctttaaattaaaaattatttttaatttaatgtattatttattttattatttccagCATATAATATATCTAACTGTTTTAAAAAGGAGCAACTTAAGTCGTGGAATAAAAAATGGATTAAATAAAACGTGAAAAAATGAAAATTGATACAAAAAGAAAATGTTGGAATggattttataaaatttgaaatattattAAACCTAGGATGGAATAAAAAAATGGATAGATGTTTGGTATGAGGTAGGATGTAAGGTCAATtaagtctggaaaattttaattatgtttggTAAACGAATGTAATGGCACGTGGCAAAAAAAAAGGGCGCAACTTAGGTCTAACCGCCTAAAACCGACCGTGTAAACGGCATTTTGAAATTTCCAGATATAGAAAGCCGGCTTTCTATTTTCAATCTAGAAAGCAGCCCAGCCCCCTTTGAAATTTTGACCGTTCCACTTTCTTCGATTCAACAGAATCTGACTTATTATTTGGAAAATTCGCTGAACTAAGTTTAGCTTAGATTTATTGTTAATCTAATATGGTTTCATTTCATTGGATTCAACaccttaaattaatattataattttattaagttactaaattttaatttaggaCTACCCTTCGTTATTATTGACAGATTTGTTTATCctaaattaatttttgtattaaaaagtaaattaatttattatttgttgtaacatataataattaatttatttaatttttaaaaaagaatAAAAGTATAATTTAACT
This window of the Gossypium arboreum isolate Shixiya-1 chromosome 12, ASM2569848v2, whole genome shotgun sequence genome carries:
- the LOC108478128 gene encoding nudix hydrolase 4 encodes the protein MGGISGFLTNFSPFTNLFESILEKIPVKLPIPLEKMVSYVSYPRTGRHLQRYDNRGFRLVVGCIPYRYKKLEEASSNEEEIEVLVISAQNGKGMLFPKGGWENDESMEDAAIRETLEEAGVLGIIECKLGKWSYKSKRQSIFHEGHMFPLLVKKELDPWPEKNIRERKWVTISKAREECPHLWMKEALEELVRRHMQPPTDEKVN